A single Aminobacterium mobile DSM 12262 DNA region contains:
- a CDS encoding methyl-accepting chemotaxis protein, producing MHFNRLGTRIAVLVLCSLIVAVSVVAFSSMRISGQGLTRMSINYELSVAGENAENINGIFTRYSQVVKDIRNDVAARFDRLRQDEITSNWSDFKTKILPILDYLGQDFSSVRQVFITLNPEIFGKGALYDLTLSRQDGRSSFQMIQDDFNSAEQLLDRNNVESAWFWKVLDRRDTVWSDPQKTNGMYLMTLSEPVFKDGKIVAVVGMDFDANFIPEKLRAQKIYDSGYVWLLNEAGHFLYHPVDEFIGERLDQIEEGHYSQYWEQIQREPAGRFISDLRGDVISVSYKTLPNGMILGTQAWKSEAFSSVEEIKRTVTITTVLILAAALLVTFLSVRKMTEPLKNVAMKARYISENNDLTVRLQSRSQVAEIKALVESINGMIDSISQVAGSILHSSQAVLEKAEDMSAASEESAAAIEQVTELSRQAGLKTQDSAAALQQANAGIQEVAAAAQSGAKAAAEAGENAADITEAAHRGGEAVGKMSNLIGETSDAGGKVGKAIRLLADSVEKISGFVNAITSIADQTNLLALNAAIEAARAGDAGRGFAVVAEEVRKLAEESAKAADEVNSVIEEISGRSQAALVDQNNAEERMVQLVAVAKDTRSIIEKVVESVAVVSDHVQSIAATMEEQSASAQEMTAGMDSVARSGQEMADQMNQISQSMDDQAKVTESIARSSEELVQLSQAMEKVVATFKLQEGEEQKRALIQA from the coding sequence GTGCATTTTAACAGGTTAGGCACTCGTATAGCAGTGCTTGTTTTGTGCTCTCTCATTGTGGCCGTAAGCGTAGTGGCCTTCAGTTCCATGAGAATTAGTGGTCAGGGGTTGACTCGTATGTCTATTAATTATGAACTCTCTGTAGCCGGAGAAAATGCGGAGAATATTAATGGGATTTTTACAAGATACTCTCAGGTAGTTAAAGACATTCGAAATGATGTGGCAGCCCGCTTCGATAGGTTGCGACAAGACGAAATTACGTCAAATTGGTCTGATTTCAAGACAAAAATTCTTCCCATACTTGATTATCTAGGGCAGGATTTCTCGTCAGTTCGGCAAGTTTTTATTACCTTGAACCCAGAAATTTTTGGGAAAGGCGCTCTTTATGACCTGACGCTTTCCCGGCAAGATGGTCGCTCGTCTTTTCAAATGATCCAAGATGACTTCAATTCTGCAGAACAGTTACTTGATCGTAATAATGTTGAGTCAGCTTGGTTTTGGAAGGTCTTAGATCGGCGAGATACCGTTTGGAGTGACCCGCAAAAGACAAACGGAATGTACCTCATGACTCTTTCGGAGCCTGTCTTTAAAGATGGGAAAATTGTAGCGGTTGTAGGTATGGATTTCGATGCAAACTTTATACCGGAGAAGCTCAGAGCTCAAAAAATTTACGATAGCGGATATGTCTGGCTCCTCAACGAAGCAGGACACTTTCTTTACCATCCGGTAGACGAGTTTATTGGCGAAAGGCTTGATCAAATAGAAGAGGGTCATTACTCCCAATATTGGGAACAAATACAGAGAGAGCCGGCGGGGCGGTTTATTTCCGATTTACGGGGAGACGTTATTTCTGTCTCCTATAAGACCCTTCCAAATGGCATGATTTTAGGCACTCAAGCATGGAAATCAGAGGCTTTTTCCTCTGTAGAAGAGATAAAAAGAACAGTGACTATTACTACAGTTCTTATCTTGGCTGCTGCGCTGCTGGTAACATTTTTGTCTGTACGAAAGATGACGGAGCCCCTGAAAAACGTAGCTATGAAAGCTCGCTACATATCAGAGAACAACGATTTGACTGTCCGTCTCCAATCAAGGTCACAAGTGGCAGAGATTAAAGCACTTGTAGAGTCTATTAATGGGATGATAGATAGTATTTCACAAGTGGCGGGATCTATTCTCCATAGCTCTCAAGCTGTCCTCGAGAAAGCTGAAGATATGAGCGCAGCTTCAGAGGAGTCGGCCGCGGCTATTGAGCAAGTTACAGAGTTGTCCCGCCAGGCTGGCCTTAAAACCCAGGATTCCGCGGCAGCGCTGCAACAGGCAAATGCCGGTATTCAGGAGGTAGCGGCAGCTGCGCAATCTGGGGCTAAAGCTGCTGCTGAAGCTGGCGAAAACGCCGCAGATATTACAGAGGCAGCCCATCGTGGTGGAGAAGCGGTAGGAAAGATGAGCAACCTTATTGGTGAAACTTCCGATGCTGGTGGGAAGGTAGGAAAAGCCATTCGCCTTCTGGCAGACTCTGTGGAGAAAATTTCAGGTTTCGTCAACGCTATTACATCTATTGCTGATCAGACAAATCTCTTGGCATTAAATGCTGCTATAGAGGCAGCGAGAGCAGGAGATGCAGGGCGAGGCTTTGCTGTTGTTGCAGAAGAAGTGCGGAAATTAGCGGAAGAGTCGGCAAAGGCCGCTGATGAGGTCAATAGTGTTATTGAGGAAATTAGCGGCAGAAGCCAGGCAGCTTTGGTAGATCAGAATAATGCGGAAGAACGTATGGTACAACTTGTAGCAGTGGCTAAAGATACCCGTTCAATAATAGAAAAAGTTGTGGAAAGTGTTGCGGTTGTTTCTGACCACGTTCAGAGCATTGCTGCTACCATGGAAGAGCAATCAGCGAGTGCTCAAGAGATGACGGCAGGTATGGATAGTGTTGCTCGTTCTGGACAGGAGATGGCTGATCAGATGAATCAGATATCCCAATCTATGGATGACCAGGCGAAGGTTACTGAATCGATAGCCCGTTCTTCAGAAGAATTGGTACAGCTTAGCCAAGCCATGGAGAAGGTCGTAGCTACCTTTAAACTTCAGGAAGGTGAAGAGCAGAAAAGGGCTTTGATACAAGCCTGA
- a CDS encoding NRAMP family divalent metal transporter has protein sequence MDKKGTLSVLLGAAFLMATSAIGPGFLTQSAVFTEKLGASFAFAILLSLILCFIVQINIWRILAVSGMRAQDVANKVLPGLGYFLAFAVALGGLVFNIGNMGGAALGLNVLAQVPLPVGAVISAIIAIIIFLRKELGKAMDSFTKILGFMMIALVLYMVFNTHPPVGSALKEVVLPSKIDWMIVLTLIGGTVGGYITFAGAHRIIDAGIVGRDNLDSITRGASQAIGITGIMRILLFLAVLGVVTMGHTLDPANPPASAFRLGAGELGYKIFGIVIWAAGITSVIGASYTSISFLRTLFKTVETRLRWWMIGFIIISTTIFITVGQPVKLLIFAGSINGLILPLSLVSVLLAAYKKDVVGDYHHPVWLAVAGYIVAAFTLWMGVTSFTKIFTIFS, from the coding sequence ATGGACAAGAAAGGGACATTAAGTGTGTTACTCGGAGCTGCCTTCCTGATGGCCACTTCTGCCATAGGACCTGGCTTTTTAACTCAGTCAGCTGTTTTTACAGAAAAGCTGGGCGCCTCTTTTGCTTTTGCCATTCTGCTTTCCCTTATCCTTTGCTTTATTGTTCAAATTAATATTTGGCGAATATTAGCTGTATCCGGTATGCGAGCTCAGGATGTAGCAAACAAGGTCCTTCCGGGCTTAGGATACTTTTTGGCTTTTGCTGTGGCTTTAGGCGGCCTTGTTTTCAACATTGGCAATATGGGCGGGGCTGCGCTGGGGCTTAATGTATTGGCTCAAGTTCCTTTACCTGTAGGAGCTGTCATAAGTGCAATTATAGCCATTATTATCTTCTTGAGAAAAGAGCTTGGCAAGGCTATGGACTCTTTCACTAAGATACTTGGTTTTATGATGATAGCTTTAGTTCTATATATGGTTTTTAACACGCATCCCCCTGTAGGCTCAGCGCTTAAAGAGGTGGTACTCCCTTCTAAAATTGATTGGATGATTGTTCTCACTCTAATAGGTGGAACAGTAGGTGGATATATTACCTTTGCTGGAGCCCATCGTATTATCGATGCTGGTATTGTAGGGAGAGATAATCTTGATTCCATTACTCGGGGAGCCTCTCAAGCCATAGGTATTACGGGGATTATGCGAATCCTTCTTTTTCTTGCGGTGCTAGGTGTTGTAACCATGGGGCATACTCTTGACCCGGCAAACCCTCCTGCATCAGCGTTTCGGCTTGGTGCTGGAGAACTTGGCTACAAGATTTTCGGAATCGTTATTTGGGCTGCAGGAATAACATCGGTTATTGGGGCATCCTATACATCTATTTCTTTTCTCCGTACTCTTTTCAAAACGGTAGAAACCCGACTTCGTTGGTGGATGATTGGGTTTATCATTATTTCTACAACAATTTTTATAACCGTTGGTCAACCGGTGAAGCTCCTTATTTTTGCGGGATCCATCAATGGTCTTATATTGCCCCTTTCCCTCGTATCTGTACTTTTGGCAGCTTATAAAAAAGATGTTGTAGGAGATTATCATCACCCTGTATGGTTAGCTGTTGCGGGGTACATAGTGGCAGCCTTCACTTTATGGATGGGCGTTACGTCTTTTACTAAAATATTCACTATTTTCTCTTAA
- the pxpB gene encoding 5-oxoprolinase subunit PxpB has translation MTEQEWPKLLCAGDSCIVVEFGNSISLDVNARVQALRHVLEAKNISGIQELVPTYRSLAVYFDPVKAEPSRFRSLLERLASTTGVGLSSEKGKVIVIPVCYGGEFGPDLQNVVKHTGLVEEEVIKRHSAPDYYCYMLGFTPGFSYLGGMDETIATPRLSEPRERIPAGSVGIAGKQTGIYPIDSPGGWQLIGRTPLTMFDASRESPTLVDAGFWIRFHPISPEEYRSIEEKIFHGNYTLEFHEKGEMPA, from the coding sequence TTGACAGAACAAGAATGGCCCAAGCTTCTTTGCGCAGGAGACAGTTGTATCGTTGTTGAGTTTGGTAATTCTATTTCTCTTGATGTAAATGCCAGAGTTCAGGCTTTAAGGCATGTCTTAGAAGCTAAGAATATTTCAGGTATTCAGGAGCTTGTTCCAACCTATCGGTCTCTTGCTGTGTATTTTGATCCTGTTAAGGCGGAACCATCTCGATTCCGTTCTCTTTTAGAACGTTTGGCTTCTACAACTGGTGTCGGGCTCAGTTCTGAAAAGGGAAAAGTTATTGTTATTCCTGTCTGTTACGGTGGCGAATTTGGCCCAGACCTTCAAAACGTTGTGAAACATACTGGCCTGGTGGAGGAAGAGGTCATTAAACGCCACAGCGCTCCTGACTACTATTGCTATATGCTGGGGTTTACGCCGGGGTTTTCATATCTTGGAGGCATGGATGAGACAATAGCCACTCCTCGCCTCTCTGAACCGCGGGAACGCATCCCTGCTGGTAGTGTAGGTATTGCAGGTAAGCAGACGGGGATATACCCTATCGACAGCCCAGGCGGATGGCAGCTTATAGGACGAACTCCGCTCACTATGTTCGATGCGAGCCGTGAGTCGCCTACATTAGTAGATGCAGGCTTCTGGATTCGTTTCCACCCGATTTCTCCTGAGGAGTACCGCAGCATAGAAGAAAAGATTTTTCATGGAAACTATACCTTAGAATTTCACGAAAAAGGGGAGATGCCGGCATGA
- a CDS encoding biotin-dependent carboxyltransferase family protein has translation MKLKVMQPGMLTTVQDEGRWGFQGKGMPVAGAMDLFALRSGNIMVGNDKRAAGLEVTVLGPTLSVVEGRGTAVVTGADLGFSVNGECFPCNVVVEVKEGDHLSFSGVKGNGCRAYLVFSGGIDVPVIMGSRSTYLRAHLGGLEGRALKKGDTFSTGEPHVLWERFIGFSCPASSLPGRQLDQPLRVVMGPQDDAFTDRGIETFLSQTYTISDSADRMGYRLEGPVIEHSGAADIISDAIPLGTIQIPGHGQPIAMLADRQTTGGYTKIAVLCTPDIGALAQRLPGQKVRFQKISFEDAVAATRKECSLLDRIHQLVATWITPIASSTQTTSTILEDTPRSGMWRLSIDGTGYTVHWERLD, from the coding sequence ATGAAGCTGAAGGTTATGCAGCCTGGCATGCTTACCACAGTTCAAGACGAGGGCCGGTGGGGGTTCCAGGGCAAGGGGATGCCTGTTGCCGGAGCCATGGATCTTTTTGCTCTCAGAAGTGGCAATATTATGGTGGGTAATGATAAAAGAGCAGCTGGGCTTGAAGTGACAGTTCTTGGCCCAACTTTATCTGTAGTAGAGGGGCGTGGAACCGCAGTAGTTACCGGGGCAGATCTCGGTTTTTCCGTAAATGGGGAGTGTTTTCCATGTAATGTTGTGGTAGAAGTGAAAGAAGGGGACCACCTCTCTTTTTCCGGTGTTAAGGGAAATGGGTGCAGGGCTTATCTCGTTTTCTCAGGAGGAATTGATGTCCCTGTAATTATGGGGAGCCGCTCTACCTATCTTCGAGCCCATCTTGGCGGTCTGGAAGGCCGGGCCTTGAAAAAAGGCGACACCTTTTCTACCGGAGAACCTCATGTTCTTTGGGAGCGCTTTATTGGTTTTTCCTGTCCGGCCTCGTCTTTGCCTGGCCGACAGCTGGATCAACCTCTTAGAGTGGTTATGGGGCCTCAGGATGACGCCTTTACTGATCGTGGGATTGAGACCTTTCTCTCTCAGACCTACACTATTTCTGACTCTGCTGATCGTATGGGCTATCGACTAGAGGGACCTGTTATTGAACACAGCGGGGCAGCGGATATTATTTCTGATGCAATTCCTCTTGGGACCATTCAAATACCTGGCCATGGACAGCCTATAGCTATGCTTGCTGATCGCCAAACTACAGGGGGGTATACTAAAATTGCTGTTCTTTGCACTCCTGATATCGGTGCATTAGCTCAGCGATTGCCTGGCCAAAAAGTTCGGTTTCAGAAAATATCTTTTGAGGATGCGGTTGCCGCAACTCGCAAAGAATGCTCTCTTTTAGATAGAATCCATCAGCTTGTCGCCACTTGGATTACGCCTATCGCTTCTTCAACTCAAACAACGTCAACGATTCTTGAAGATACTCCTCGCTCTGGAATGTGGCGTCTCTCTATCGATGGAACTGGTTATACTGTTCATTGGGAACGTCTCGATTAA
- a CDS encoding LamB/YcsF family protein, translated as MFKVDLNSDLGESFGTYVLGHDGDVMASITSANVACGFHAGDPEVMVKTVQSAMEKGVAIGAHPGYPDLLGFGRRNMSCSPDEVYSYCLYQIGALSAVCRAHGVSLQHVKPHGAMYNQAAKDQRLAEAIVSAVKDGGDHLILLGLAGSCFEKAALEAGVLFAAEAFADRAYQEDGSLVPRKQPGAVIHDVHLAADRVIKMVREGTIEAINGAEIHLRPHSICLHGDTPGAVSMAQAIREALSQAGITVSCLKEVLE; from the coding sequence ATGTTCAAAGTAGATTTAAATAGTGACCTTGGGGAAAGTTTCGGAACATATGTATTAGGGCATGATGGCGATGTAATGGCAAGTATTACTTCAGCGAATGTGGCTTGTGGCTTTCATGCAGGAGACCCTGAAGTCATGGTTAAAACTGTTCAAAGTGCAATGGAAAAAGGAGTGGCTATAGGGGCTCATCCAGGCTATCCTGATCTTTTAGGGTTTGGCCGGAGAAATATGAGCTGCTCCCCTGATGAGGTCTATAGTTACTGCCTTTATCAGATCGGAGCGCTCTCAGCTGTCTGCCGAGCTCACGGGGTGTCTTTGCAGCATGTGAAACCTCATGGCGCTATGTATAATCAAGCGGCAAAAGATCAAAGGTTGGCCGAAGCTATTGTTTCAGCAGTAAAAGATGGTGGAGATCATCTCATTCTCTTAGGGCTGGCCGGCTCCTGTTTTGAGAAAGCAGCGCTAGAGGCTGGGGTTTTATTTGCAGCGGAAGCCTTTGCTGACCGGGCCTACCAAGAAGATGGTTCTCTTGTACCAAGAAAACAGCCTGGAGCTGTAATTCATGATGTACATTTGGCGGCAGATCGAGTTATTAAGATGGTCAGAGAAGGCACGATTGAGGCCATAAATGGCGCAGAAATACATTTGAGGCCCCATTCCATCTGTCTCCATGGCGACACACCTGGCGCAGTATCAATGGCACAGGCTATTCGTGAAGCCCTTTCACAAGCGGGGATAACAGTTTCCTGCCTTAAGGAGGTGTTGGAATAA
- a CDS encoding putative hydro-lyase, which produces MKGADFALMSPGEARRLIRSGEYASPTPGMARGYVQANLVVLPKDWAYDFLVFAQRNPKPCPLLDVTEPGDPEPKLIAPGADLRTDLPKYKVWEHGRCIDEPTDVMKYWRDDLVGFLLGCSFTFESALLDADVPIRHIEMGRNVPMYVTNIQCIPSGALSGPMVVSMRPIPYSLVPKAVLTTGRFPAVHGSPVHIGDPKVIGVSDIGKPDFGDSVPIHEEEVPVFWACGVTPQAALMASKPPFAITHAPGHMFIASVKDSNYAIF; this is translated from the coding sequence ATGAAAGGTGCTGATTTTGCCCTCATGTCCCCCGGAGAGGCTCGAAGGCTTATTCGGTCGGGGGAATATGCTTCTCCGACTCCAGGTATGGCTAGAGGCTACGTGCAGGCAAACTTAGTAGTTTTGCCCAAGGATTGGGCATATGATTTCCTCGTTTTTGCTCAACGTAACCCTAAACCTTGTCCGCTCCTCGATGTAACGGAACCGGGAGATCCTGAGCCCAAGCTTATAGCTCCTGGCGCAGATTTGCGAACGGATTTGCCTAAATATAAAGTATGGGAACATGGCAGGTGCATTGATGAGCCTACTGATGTAATGAAATACTGGCGGGATGATCTTGTCGGGTTCCTGCTTGGCTGCTCTTTTACCTTTGAAAGCGCTCTTCTTGATGCTGATGTCCCAATTCGTCATATTGAAATGGGACGAAATGTTCCCATGTATGTAACGAATATCCAATGCATTCCTTCTGGGGCTCTTTCTGGTCCTATGGTTGTGAGTATGCGACCTATCCCTTATTCTTTGGTGCCTAAAGCCGTTCTTACGACAGGACGATTTCCAGCGGTGCACGGTTCTCCTGTCCACATCGGGGACCCTAAAGTCATTGGAGTCAGCGATATTGGGAAACCTGATTTTGGAGATTCCGTACCTATTCATGAGGAAGAAGTTCCCGTATTCTGGGCATGTGGCGTAACTCCCCAAGCTGCATTAATGGCGAGCAAACCGCCCTTTGCCATTACTCACGCACCAGGACATATGTTTATTGCATCTGTAAAAGATTCCAATTACGCTATCTTCTAA
- the dnaK gene encoding molecular chaperone DnaK → MRKAVGIDLGTTNSVIAIIEGGMPSIIANAEGGRTTPSVVAFTKDGERLVGTMAKRQATLNPDGTLYSVKRFIGRTYDEVTSEMKIVPYKVKEGPNRAVRFEVWGKEYAPEEISAQVLRKLVNDASSYLGESITDVVITIPAYFNDAQRQATRDAALIAGLNVLRIINEPTAAALAYGLDKNKEQKILVFDLGGGTFDVSILDIGEGVVEVLATSGDTHLGGDDFDKVLVDYIADEFKKENGIDLRKDRQALQRLYEAAEKAKCELSGRTSTEVNLPFITADDTGPKHLTMTITRAKFDQLTEHLVKRCLKPMEDALSSAKLQQADIDEVVMVGGATRIPAVQDLVRNFTGGRNPNMSVNPDEVVAMGAAIQAGILKGEMKDVLLLDIIPLSLGVETMGGVMTKLIEKNTTIPYKKTEIFTTAEDNQPAVDIVVLQGEREMAADNRILGNFKLEGIRKAPRGIPQIEVTFDVDANGILKVSARDKDTSKEQQITIAGSTNLDKKEVERMVQEAQEHSAEDRKKREKADARNELESLSYQLEKTLKEKESMLEETQKVRVRNALEEAKALAKNSDATLENLRVSISELQQTFQTVMAAKTPGTSGGEEKGSSKEDVVDAEFIDPDEKNES, encoded by the coding sequence ATGAGAAAAGCAGTTGGTATTGATCTTGGAACTACAAACTCCGTTATAGCTATCATAGAGGGTGGTATGCCTTCTATTATTGCCAATGCTGAAGGTGGTCGAACGACACCATCTGTTGTGGCTTTTACCAAAGACGGAGAGCGTTTAGTTGGTACTATGGCAAAGCGCCAGGCAACCTTAAATCCTGATGGAACTCTTTACTCTGTAAAACGTTTTATTGGGCGTACGTACGACGAAGTAACGTCGGAAATGAAGATTGTCCCCTATAAAGTGAAAGAAGGGCCCAATCGAGCTGTGCGTTTTGAGGTATGGGGAAAAGAATATGCGCCAGAAGAGATTAGCGCCCAGGTATTAAGGAAACTCGTAAATGATGCGAGCTCTTATTTGGGAGAGAGCATTACTGATGTGGTTATTACAATTCCTGCATATTTTAATGATGCCCAACGCCAGGCTACAAGAGATGCAGCCCTTATTGCTGGGTTAAACGTGCTGCGTATTATTAATGAACCTACAGCCGCTGCTCTTGCTTATGGTTTAGATAAAAACAAGGAGCAGAAGATTCTTGTCTTCGATCTTGGCGGTGGAACCTTCGATGTGTCAATTCTGGATATAGGAGAAGGGGTGGTGGAGGTATTGGCCACTTCAGGTGACACTCATTTAGGTGGGGACGATTTCGATAAAGTATTAGTAGATTATATTGCCGATGAGTTTAAAAAAGAAAATGGTATTGATTTACGGAAGGACAGGCAAGCTTTGCAGCGATTATATGAGGCGGCAGAAAAAGCTAAGTGTGAACTGTCTGGTCGTACCTCAACAGAGGTGAATCTTCCTTTTATTACTGCTGATGATACGGGCCCTAAACATCTTACTATGACTATTACCAGAGCCAAATTCGATCAGTTGACGGAGCATCTTGTAAAACGCTGTCTCAAGCCCATGGAAGATGCATTGTCATCGGCTAAATTACAACAGGCTGATATAGATGAAGTAGTGATGGTAGGGGGAGCTACTCGAATACCTGCAGTACAGGACCTTGTGCGGAATTTTACTGGAGGTAGAAATCCCAATATGTCAGTGAACCCTGATGAAGTTGTGGCCATGGGAGCTGCTATCCAGGCGGGTATTTTAAAGGGAGAAATGAAAGATGTTCTTTTGTTGGACATAATTCCTCTCTCTCTTGGCGTGGAGACTATGGGGGGAGTTATGACGAAGCTTATAGAGAAAAATACTACGATCCCATATAAGAAAACAGAAATTTTTACCACCGCTGAAGATAATCAACCTGCTGTGGATATTGTTGTTTTGCAAGGCGAGCGAGAGATGGCAGCAGATAATAGAATTCTGGGGAACTTTAAGCTTGAAGGTATCCGTAAAGCTCCTCGTGGTATTCCTCAAATTGAAGTAACTTTCGACGTAGACGCAAATGGAATATTAAAAGTCTCAGCTCGAGATAAGGATACTAGTAAAGAACAGCAGATCACTATTGCTGGGTCCACGAACCTCGATAAAAAAGAGGTAGAGCGAATGGTTCAAGAAGCTCAGGAACATTCAGCGGAAGATCGAAAGAAGCGGGAAAAGGCCGATGCTCGTAACGAACTAGAATCTCTTTCTTATCAGTTGGAGAAGACTTTGAAAGAGAAGGAAAGTATGCTTGAAGAGACACAGAAAGTCAGGGTTCGTAACGCTCTTGAGGAAGCAAAGGCCCTTGCTAAAAATAGCGATGCCACTCTTGAAAATTTGCGAGTATCCATATCAGAACTTCAACAGACGTTTCAAACTGTTATGGCTGCTAAGACTCCTGGTACGAGCGGAGGAGAAGAAAAAGGTTCATCGAAAGAAGATGTGGTAGACGCCGAGTTTATTGATCCAGATGAAAAAAACGAAAGCTGA
- a CDS encoding DUF2156 domain-containing protein encodes MALSFVPLSLNCRDDYIDLFSKSCQRASDYSFINIWAWADERDFEWAFDEDLCWLRTMSPSPALWAPIGLWKNKDWRKVLESYFPAGAVFYRVPEMLALQWQKELGDSVKIEEERSEWEYIYRVSELISLSGNRFHKKKNLLQQFLRSYAYTYEPITSKNIPYILEMQEKWCKWRNCDDSPGLKAESEAVHRILEQWQVMPNIMGGVLKVDGQMVAYTVAESSGEDTVIIHFEKGLTDYKGVYQAINQMFLERSAHSFTWVNREQDMGIEGIRKAKISYNPVYFLKKFIVTWDR; translated from the coding sequence TTGGCGTTAAGCTTTGTTCCTTTATCCCTGAATTGTCGTGATGACTATATCGATCTCTTTTCCAAATCGTGTCAGAGAGCATCAGATTACAGTTTTATCAACATTTGGGCCTGGGCTGATGAAAGGGATTTTGAGTGGGCCTTTGATGAGGATCTTTGTTGGCTCCGGACAATGTCTCCCTCTCCCGCTCTTTGGGCACCTATTGGGCTTTGGAAAAATAAAGATTGGCGGAAAGTGTTAGAGAGCTATTTCCCGGCGGGGGCAGTTTTTTACAGGGTTCCAGAAATGTTGGCTCTTCAATGGCAAAAGGAGTTAGGAGATAGTGTAAAAATAGAAGAGGAACGAAGCGAGTGGGAATATATCTATCGTGTTTCGGAACTCATCTCTCTTTCTGGGAACCGCTTCCATAAGAAGAAAAATCTCTTGCAGCAATTTTTGCGAAGTTACGCATATACCTATGAACCTATTACTTCAAAAAATATCCCCTATATCTTAGAAATGCAGGAAAAATGGTGTAAGTGGAGAAATTGTGATGACTCCCCGGGCTTAAAGGCTGAAAGCGAAGCTGTTCATCGCATTCTGGAGCAGTGGCAGGTTATGCCCAACATTATGGGAGGAGTTCTTAAAGTAGATGGGCAAATGGTAGCTTATACTGTGGCTGAAAGTAGTGGAGAAGACACAGTAATTATTCATTTTGAAAAAGGACTAACAGATTATAAGGGGGTTTACCAAGCTATCAATCAAATGTTTTTGGAAAGGTCTGCTCATTCTTTTACGTGGGTGAATAGAGAGCAAGATATGGGAATTGAGGGGATCCGAAAGGCTAAGATATCGTATAATCCAGTATATTTTCTTAAAAAATTTATTGTTACATGGGATAGATAG